In one Sphingobium indicum B90A genomic region, the following are encoded:
- a CDS encoding acyl-CoA dehydrogenase family protein, translating to MNFTMSPAETMWRDRVRNFMNDVVRPHDETYAAQQASGERWKTLPIIEELKERAKADGIWNLFMPPLAGHNPVDSSFEFVAPGLTNLEYASCAEEMGRIEWASEVFNCSAPDTGNMEVLHRYGTREHKERWLRPLMEGKIRSVFLMTEPRVASSDATNIETSIVCDGDHYVINGRKWWSSGIGDPRCSVGILMGKTDPDAPRHAQQSMILLPLDTPGVKVLRMLPVFGYDDAPHGHGEVELKDVRVPVENMLLGEGRGFEIAQGRLGPGRIHHCMRTIGLAEEILKKMVERLLSRTAFGKRLAEHSIWEQRIAEARTSLEMTRLLCLKAADVMDKLGAKAAQAEIAMIKVAGPHMALKIADDAIQAHGGAGVADDFGLARAYAHLRTMRLVDGPDEVHNRAIARLEMRRYRQ from the coding sequence ATGAATTTCACGATGTCGCCCGCGGAAACCATGTGGCGTGATCGGGTCCGTAATTTCATGAACGATGTGGTTCGGCCCCATGATGAGACCTATGCCGCGCAGCAGGCTAGTGGAGAGCGGTGGAAGACTCTGCCGATAATCGAGGAATTGAAGGAGCGCGCGAAAGCGGACGGCATATGGAATCTTTTCATGCCGCCGCTGGCCGGCCACAATCCCGTCGACAGCAGCTTCGAGTTCGTCGCTCCGGGCCTTACCAATCTGGAATATGCCTCCTGCGCGGAAGAGATGGGCCGCATCGAATGGGCGTCCGAGGTGTTCAACTGCTCCGCGCCCGATACCGGCAACATGGAGGTCCTGCACCGCTATGGAACTCGCGAGCATAAGGAGCGCTGGCTCCGGCCGCTGATGGAGGGGAAGATTCGCTCGGTCTTTCTGATGACCGAGCCGCGAGTCGCATCCTCTGACGCCACCAATATCGAAACCTCCATCGTTTGTGACGGCGACCATTATGTGATCAACGGCCGCAAATGGTGGTCTTCGGGCATAGGCGATCCTCGATGCTCGGTCGGCATTCTCATGGGAAAGACCGATCCTGATGCCCCGCGCCATGCTCAGCAGAGCATGATCCTCCTGCCGCTCGACACGCCGGGGGTTAAGGTTCTGCGAATGCTTCCTGTGTTTGGCTATGACGATGCGCCTCATGGTCATGGCGAAGTCGAGCTGAAGGATGTTCGCGTTCCGGTCGAGAATATGCTGCTCGGCGAGGGGCGCGGCTTTGAAATTGCTCAGGGGCGATTGGGGCCAGGCCGAATCCATCACTGTATGCGCACGATTGGCTTGGCCGAGGAAATCTTGAAGAAAATGGTGGAGCGGCTCCTTTCGCGCACTGCCTTTGGGAAACGCCTAGCAGAGCATTCCATCTGGGAGCAGCGGATCGCCGAAGCACGGACGTCACTTGAAATGACCCGCCTCCTATGCCTCAAGGCCGCCGACGTGATGGACAAGCTTGGGGCCAAGGCAGCACAAGCGGAAATCGCGATGATCAAGGTGGCGGGGCCGCATATGGCGTTGAAGATCGCCGACGATGCGATCCAGGCGCATGGCGGCGCGGGCGTCGCCGACGACTTCGGCCTTGCGCGCGCCTATGCACATCTCCGCACAATGCGCCTGGTGGATGGGCCGGATGAGGTTCACAACCGCGCGATCGCTCGCCTCGAAATGCGCCGCTATCGTCAATAG
- the linX gene encoding 2,5-dichloro-2,5-cyclohexadiene-1,4-diol dehydrogenase LinX translates to MANRLAGKVALITGGASGLGAAQAKRFAEEGAKVVIGDLNEEMAKGVVAEIRAAGGDALFIRLDVTDAASWNNAIAAAVEAFGGLTTLSNTAGIIHPGGFEEESIEGWNKMVAVNQTAIFLGIKAAIPELVKSGNGSIINISSLIGMFPTAGNASYCATKAAVRIMSKAAALEFVDRGVRVNTIVPGGMNTPITANVPPDVLKQQTSQIPMGKLGDPIDIANGALFLASDEAKYITGVDLPIDGGWSVGV, encoded by the coding sequence ATGGCTAACAGACTCGCAGGCAAGGTTGCGCTCATCACGGGTGGAGCGAGCGGGCTCGGCGCCGCTCAGGCGAAGCGTTTCGCGGAAGAAGGCGCCAAGGTCGTAATCGGCGACCTCAATGAAGAGATGGCCAAGGGCGTCGTAGCCGAAATCAGGGCTGCTGGTGGCGATGCGCTCTTCATTCGGTTGGATGTTACCGATGCGGCGAGCTGGAATAATGCGATTGCCGCTGCCGTCGAGGCTTTTGGCGGGCTTACGACTCTATCCAACACTGCCGGTATCATTCATCCTGGCGGCTTCGAGGAGGAGAGCATTGAAGGCTGGAACAAGATGGTGGCGGTCAATCAGACTGCTATCTTCCTCGGAATCAAGGCGGCAATCCCCGAGCTGGTGAAGTCGGGCAATGGCTCGATCATCAACATCAGTTCGTTGATCGGCATGTTTCCCACCGCCGGCAATGCCAGCTACTGTGCCACCAAAGCGGCCGTGCGCATCATGAGCAAGGCGGCGGCGCTGGAGTTTGTGGACCGCGGCGTTCGGGTGAATACGATCGTGCCCGGCGGAATGAACACGCCGATCACGGCGAATGTCCCCCCTGACGTGCTGAAGCAGCAGACAAGCCAGATCCCCATGGGAAAGCTCGGTGACCCGATCGACATTGCCAACGGCGCGCTTTTTCTGGCCTCTGACGAGGCGAAATATATTACTGGCGTGGATCTGCCGATTGACGGAGGCTGGTCCGTGGGTGTTTGA
- the linA gene encoding hexachlorocyclohexane dehydrochlorinase, translating into MSDLDRLASRAAIQDLYSDKLIAVDKRQEGRLASIWWDDAEWTIEGIGTYKGPEGALDLANNVLWPMFHECIHYGTNLRLEFVSADKVNGIGDVLLLGNLVEGNQSILIAAVFTDEYERRDGVWKFSKRNACTNYFTPLAGIHFAPPGIHFAPSGA; encoded by the coding sequence ATGAGTGATCTAGACAGACTTGCAAGCCGGGCCGCGATTCAGGACCTCTACTCTGACAAGCTCATTGCCGTAGACAAGCGCCAAGAGGGCCGTCTCGCTTCTATTTGGTGGGATGATGCAGAGTGGACCATTGAGGGAATCGGCACCTACAAGGGCCCGGAAGGCGCCCTCGATTTGGCCAATAACGTACTCTGGCCAATGTTTCACGAATGTATTCATTATGGAACCAATCTGCGCTTGGAATTTGTGAGCGCGGACAAGGTAAATGGTATTGGCGACGTCCTTCTCCTTGGAAATCTCGTCGAAGGTAATCAGTCGATTCTTATCGCTGCGGTCTTCACGGATGAGTATGAGCGCCGTGACGGGGTGTGGAAGTTCTCTAAGCGCAACGCATGCACGAACTATTTCACCCCGCTGGCCGGCATTCATTTCGCACCGCCCGGCATTCATTTCGCACCGTCCGGCGCATAA